A region of bacterium DNA encodes the following proteins:
- a CDS encoding ice-binding family protein has protein sequence MKFLASLIFIPLVVLAIALFTPPKAYAATSPTLSGASGYSVLGGFEVTNTGTTTASGAVGVSPGVSITGQATLTAGGGIHVNDASAIAAQADRLIAYGTLNAGANADANCINPATGLAGIAPDATDLRGLSLIPGLYCSAGSFLLTNGAGTDLTLSGSTGVWVFKTVSTLIVSNASSVTGGDPCNVWWRIGSAATLGTTTSFLGNIVTGDVADTTALQTGATLNGRVLAGDAHTVALDGNTISLTCSAAASSSSSSTSTSSSGTTDCPPLSSGINTPIIISSNRVSPTSIFLSWGPYSGTDTFIIQYGFSNGNWQYSTNVTGFSTTIGGLPAGQPIWVRIAARNNCSIGIFGLSRLVGGPLLPNTGFVPGRNDIHRYAPAGIGITILGFFVLRKRGLSSGN, from the coding sequence ATGAAATTTTTAGCATCACTAATTTTCATCCCTCTCGTAGTTCTGGCCATTGCCTTGTTCACCCCGCCAAAAGCATATGCAGCGACATCACCGACTCTCAGTGGGGCATCGGGTTACTCTGTTCTTGGTGGTTTTGAAGTGACCAATACCGGGACTACCACAGCGAGTGGAGCCGTGGGTGTCAGTCCGGGTGTTTCTATTACTGGCCAAGCTACACTTACAGCGGGAGGCGGGATACATGTGAATGATGCGAGCGCCATAGCGGCTCAGGCCGACAGACTAATTGCGTATGGTACGCTTAACGCAGGGGCGAACGCGGACGCGAATTGTATTAATCCTGCTACTGGTCTTGCTGGTATTGCTCCAGATGCAACAGATCTGCGCGGCCTCTCTCTTATACCGGGTCTTTATTGTTCCGCCGGTTCCTTCTTGCTGACTAATGGCGCCGGTACTGACCTCACCCTTTCCGGGTCGACGGGTGTCTGGGTTTTTAAAACAGTCTCAACGCTCATTGTATCAAACGCTTCATCTGTCACCGGCGGCGACCCTTGTAACGTCTGGTGGAGGATTGGTAGCGCTGCGACTCTTGGTACGACCACTTCGTTTTTAGGAAATATTGTAACGGGCGATGTTGCCGATACCACCGCCTTGCAAACCGGCGCAACCTTGAACGGTCGAGTTTTAGCGGGGGATGCTCACACGGTAGCGTTGGATGGCAACACCATTAGTCTGACCTGTTCCGCGGCTGCCTCTAGCTCATCGAGTTCAACATCAACCTCTTCTTCGGGTACTACCGATTGTCCGCCCCTAAGCAGCGGTATAAATACACCAATCATCATAAGCTCAAACAGGGTTAGCCCCACGAGTATTTTTCTCAGCTGGGGTCCATATTCGGGGACAGATACGTTTATCATTCAATATGGTTTTTCAAACGGGAATTGGCAATATAGTACCAACGTTACGGGGTTCTCAACTACCATAGGTGGGCTTCCCGCGGGTCAGCCCATTTGGGTTCGAATCGCGGCCAGAAACAATTGTTCGATAGGAATTTTTGGGCTATCAAGGCTTGTCGGGGGACCGCTCCTGCCAAATACTGGGTTTGTGCCCGGTAGGAACGATATTCACCGGTACGCTCCGGCCGGCATCGGTATTACAATTTTGGGCTTCTTTGTTTTAAGAAAACGCGGATTATCATCTGGGAATTGA
- a CDS encoding SDR family oxidoreductase, which yields MKVAVVTGSAKGLGADIAKALARDGYTLVLHYHSSADDAKKLLAEIRKASPKSIMVKADVTDEDDVEKMFGEIIKRLGRVDLLVNNVGNFIFKEFGKTTNAQFRDMIESNLYSTLYTSRAILPLMRKQKSGLVINIGAVGCERLIIREMSTPYFLGKTGVYVLTKVMAAEEAQNGIRINMISPASMKADIFGKNDFPSGRPATGADVVRALMFLISPENSYINGANIEVSGGFIPGW from the coding sequence ATGAAAGTTGCGGTTGTTACGGGTTCTGCTAAGGGGCTGGGTGCCGATATTGCCAAAGCGCTGGCTCGCGACGGTTATACTCTGGTTCTCCATTATCACAGTAGCGCAGACGACGCTAAAAAATTACTGGCCGAGATTAGAAAAGCTTCTCCTAAATCAATTATGGTGAAAGCGGATGTTACCGATGAAGACGACGTCGAGAAAATGTTTGGTGAGATTATAAAGAGGCTTGGTAGAGTAGACCTCTTGGTTAACAACGTGGGTAATTTTATTTTCAAAGAATTTGGAAAGACAACAAACGCGCAGTTTCGCGACATGATCGAATCGAATTTATATTCGACACTTTATACTTCACGCGCGATTTTGCCATTGATGCGAAAGCAAAAATCCGGTTTGGTTATTAATATTGGAGCAGTTGGATGTGAACGTTTGATTATTCGGGAAATGTCCACACCATACTTTTTGGGTAAGACCGGGGTTTATGTTTTAACAAAGGTGATGGCGGCTGAAGAAGCCCAAAACGGAATAAGGATAAACATGATTTCACCGGCTTCAATGAAAGCGGATATTTTCGGCAAAAACGATTTTCCTTCCGGCCGTCCGGCGACAGGGGCAGATGTGGTCCGCGCTCTTATGTTCTTGATTTCACCTGAGAATAGTTATATAAATGGTGCCAACATAGAAGTTTCCGGCGGCTTTATACCCGGCTGGTGA